One genomic region from Vicia villosa cultivar HV-30 ecotype Madison, WI unplaced genomic scaffold, Vvil1.0 ctg.001623F_1_1, whole genome shotgun sequence encodes:
- the LOC131636058 gene encoding uncharacterized protein LOC131636058 has protein sequence MKNFSIWWKDILALDSAVPENLFAQNCKIILGNGFETSFWNAWWTNEGILKSPFPSLFSCSLLQVVSVAAMGGWTSNGWKWSDFGIPQSVIEERRLQIPLSNMTSLLNNYSPKDEATGLRVSAAQLSDPLCFVTGSITSELGTAAADSTDAADSVSWMLESTGTYSVASCYRLLSTKYIPMGPVDKYEKATKLIWKMQVPMKVKAFVWRSFFNRLPTRVALQIRGFNSSTCCCFCGECDESIEHLFLDCVVASLVWKDMADWIGWKVDKCSSIKESFMRWHGYSKFKRVRKRKEGVLWMATCWNIWMVRNGIVFRNDKWNVDDIVWNAKITAWKWLAIGKISLPKCDFYNFSKDPLLFFS, from the coding sequence ATGAAGAATTTTTCGATATGGTGGAAGGATATTCTAGCCCTTGACAGTGCTGTTCCGGAGAATTTGTTCGCGCAAAATTGTAAAATTATCTTGGGAAATGGCTTTGAGACGTCGTTTTGGAATGCGTGGTGGACGAACGAAGGAATTCTAAAAAGTCCGTTTCCATCTCTGTTTTCTTGTTCTTTATTACAGGTTGTTTCAGTCGCAGCAATGGGAGGGTGGACGAGTAATGGCTGGAAATGGTCTGACTTTGGAATCCCGCAGAGTGTTATAGAGGAGAGGCGTCTGCAGATCCCGTTATCAAACATGACAAGCTTGCTGAACAACTATAGTCCGAAGGATGAAGCCACTGGCCTTCGTGTTTCAGCTGCTCAGCTTTCGGATCCTCTCTGTTTCGTCACCGGCAGTATCACGTCTGAGCTTGGGACAGCCGCTGCTGACTCGACAGACGCTGCTGACTCCGTCTCTTGGATGCTGGAAAGCACTGGTACGTACTCGGTAGCTAGCTGTTATCGCTTGTTAAGTACTAAATACATTCCTATGGGTCCTGTGGATAAATATGAAAAAGCTACTAAGCTTATATGGAAGATGCAAGTCCCTATGAAGGTTAAGGCTTTTGTTTGGAGGAGTTTTTTTAATAGGCTTCCCACCCGAGTGGCGCTTCAGATCCGTGGTTTTAATTCTTCGACCTGCTGCTGTTTTTGTGGTGAATGTGATGAATCAATCGAGCATCTTTTTTTGGACTGTGTCGTAGCTTCTTTGGTGTGGAAGGATATGGCGGATTGGATCGGATGGAAGGTGGACAAGTGTTCTAGCATTAAGGAAAGCTTCATGAGATGGCATGGGTATTCCAAATTCAAAAGAGTGAGGAAAAGAAAAGAAGGGGTTTTGTGGATGGCCACTTGTTGGAATATCTGGATGGTTAGGAACGGCATCGTGTTCAGAAACGATAAGTGGAACGTCGACGATATAGTTTGGAACGCTAAGATTACGGCATGGAAATGGTTGGCCATAGGAAAAATTAGCCTTCCCAAATGTGACTTTTATAATTTTAGCAAAGATCCTTTGCTTTTCTTTTCATAA